In Nostoc piscinale CENA21, the genomic stretch AATGCAATATGAAAAGTTCCCCTGATTATTCACAAATATCAAGGGGTAAACATTCAACGTCGGCTAAAAGTTTTCATTTTTCATCAGTCAGAAGTCAGCCTTCAAAATCAACAGGTTTTCAAGAGTACGTTTATCTCTTCATCATTGCCAAATTCTGACTTCTCATCAAACACACAACTGTCAACAATAACTGGTAGTAATTATGTCAAACTATTCTAGCCAATACCAAGGTTTAGAAAATTACGATCCGCAAGACAGTAAGTTTTTAACACCTTTTCAAAGGAAAGCTTTGTTGAAAAACTTACAAAGTAATTTACAGCCAGAATATCTCCGCAGAATTGAAATTATGTTGCTGGCAGATATGGGTAAATCTCAAACTCAAATATGTGAAATTGTGGGTTGTTCTCAAGAAATGGCACGTTACTGGATTGGCATAGCAGAAGCAGGTTTAGCGCATAAATGGAATGAGCGACCAATTGGGAGACCAAAAATTGTGAATGCTCAATATATGGATAGATTGAAAGAATTGGTAAGTCATAGTCCGCGTGATTATGGCTACGCATTTACTTATTGGACAGCCCAATGGTTAAGCAAACATTTAGCAAATGAATTGGGGATTTCGATTAGCGATCGCCATGTTAATCGTCTACTCAAACAAATGGGACTTTCGACTAAACCTAAAAGTTCCAACCAACAAAAAATAGAAGAGACAAAAGATAACAGTATTACTATTGGTGACTTACAAACTCACAGTGAGCCTACTTTTCCTTGGTCATTTAATTTAATGCAGACAAATCAATAAAAGGCAGAAGGCAGGGGGCAGGAGGCAGAAGTTTTAATAATTACTCTTAGCCCCTAAACTTGGTTTTGAAAATACTCTTTATGACCTTGAAGAATTTTAGATCCCCCCAACCCCCCTTAAAAAGGGGGGCTTATATATAACATTTTTTACCCCTTTTTTCAGGTGTCGCCGTAGGCGGGGGGGATCTAATTTGTATAGATCCAATTTCTGAAGGTGGAAAAATGCCATTAGGATTTTCTCAAGAACAGTTAGCGCAACAAATTACTCATACTTTGGGCGAGACATTATCAAGTCAAGATATGGAAAGATGCTTGACAGAAGTGCAAATTGTCGAACCGCCTGTTGCTAAACAATTTTGGCAAGCAACAAGCGCAAATCCAGGGATTTATATTATTGTTACTGGGAAAGTGAGACTGTTGGATAATGCCAATAACTTAATCACTACCCTCACAGCTGGGGGTGCGTTTGGTGAATCAACATTGTTTCCCGAAGAAGAGTTTCGTTCTTACGTGGCGAGGGCTTCTGTTAACCTCAAATTAGGCTATTTACCGGAAGCACTGTTGCAGGCGATGATGCAGCAATATCCTAGTATGAGCGATCGCCTGCAAAAAAGAGCCGAACTTTGGAACTTACTTTTATTATGTTGCCAAAGTGCGCCCATCACCCTCAATGGCTCTGTCGAAGAGATGCTTCAAGCTTTATCTCTCTTTCGGCGACACAATTTAGAGACTGGCGCACCTCCAGCTAAATTATTTCAAGACACTAGACTTTGGCTATTGCGTCGCGGCAAATTACTCCACGCTGACGGACGAATATTAACATCCGGCAACATCTATATATATCCTCAAGAAGGCAGTTGGCAAACTACACAACCAACCATTGTCTATAGCCTACACAATGCTGATTGGCAAACGGCTGTGGCGTATTGGCCGCAGTTGGCTGATTTGGCGGGGGAAGAAGGCAGGAGGCAGGAGGCAGGAGGCAGGAGGGAAGAGGAAGGCAGGGGCGGGTGTAGGGGTGCAGGGTGTAGGGGGACAAGGGAGCAATATTTCTATTTCTACCTTGTCTCCCTCCTCTACCTTGTCTACTCCCTCTACCTTGTCTACTCCCTCTACCTTGTCTCCCTCTACTCCCTACTCAGCACTCAATAATGCGTAGCTGTCTTGCGATGATGCACAGCCGTCACACCATCTTGATTTAACACCTTACCGTCCTCTACAGTGGCATAAACTAACCAGTGATCTCCCGATTCCATTCGGTTCTGCACTTTACACTCCAGATATGCTAAAGCATCTGCCAGAATTGGAGAACCATTTTTACTTTCTTCGGTGGCGACACCTGCAAATCGGTCTTCTCCAGGGCCGAAGGGTTTGAGGAAATGTTTCATCAACCCTATGTGACTGCCTTCTTTAAGAATGTTCAGGACAAATTCATTACCAGAGTGAGTCAGTGGTTCTACCGCCCGTTCTTTGGCAACGGCAATAGTTAACCCCGGCGGATTAAAGCTGGCTTGGGCTACCCATGAGGCTAACATCGCACTGGCTCTATCTTCTTGTTTAGCTGTCAGCACACACAGAGAACCAACGATGCGTCCAACTGCTTGTTCGACATTGGTCGCGGGGACGCTTTGCGATCGCACTTTTTTGGGCTTTCTTCAAGGCTTGGGCAAAGTCGGTTCCGGCTTCTTCGCACAATTGCAGAGTCGCATCGTCAGGTTTAAACTTAACGCGGATGGTATCAAAACCAAAGCGATAGCCTGCATCTTTGAGTCGGCTTTCAATTAAATCGACAGCCTCACCACTCCAACCAAAGGAACCAAACACACCCGCTAGTTTATTATTCGTGGCGGTGGAGAGAACAATCCCTAAAGCTGTTTGTACTGGTGTGGGTGCGTGACCGCCCAGAGTTGGCGAACCCATGACAAAACCAGCCGACTTTTCCACAGCCGCGCGGATTTCTTCGGGTTCGGTAAATTCGCAGTTAATTGATTCTACTGCCACACCAGCTTTTGTAATGCCACGGGCGATCGCTTGGGCTAAGGTGGCAGTATTGCCATACGCCGACGCATAAATTAAGGCTACTGTCAAGTCAGCAGAGGTTTGCTGTTGACTCCATTGGCGATAAGCTTTAGTTAGCTCAATTAAGCCGTAACGTACCAAAGGCCCGTGTCCAGTACCATACAAACGTGCTGGAAAATCCGCCAGTTTTTCTAATGCTGTTTCCACCTGCCGCGCATGGGGAGCCATGAGACAGTCATAATAATAACGGCGGTCTTCGTTAATAATTTCCCAGCCTTCATCTAATACTTGGTCGCCGCAGATATGCGCCCCAAATAACTTATCTGTATAGAGAATTTCAGTTTGGGGGTCGTAGGTGCAGAGTTCATCGGCGTAGCGGGGGTTGGGTGTAGGGATGAATTGCAGGTTATGTCCCTTACCCAAATCAAGGGTTTCATCCCCCCGCATCACAATAATTGGTAAGTCGGGATTTTCTAAAGCACCGCGTAAATTTATCGCCCCAGGGTTAGAACAAACAAAAGTAATTTGGGGTGCAATTTCTAGTAAAGCTTTTAAAGTAGCGGCGCGGTTAGGGTTGATGTGACCGAGAATGACATAATCAATTGCTGTTACATCAATACGCTGTTGCAACGCATCCAGATAAATTTGCGTGAAAGTCTCCCCAGGCGGGTCAATCAAAGCAATTTTATCTGCTTGAATTAAATAAGAGTTAGCTGTAGTTCCTTTGGCTAAGGCATATTCTATTTCAAATCTCAGTCTTGCCCAACTGCGCGATCGCATTACAGTTGTATCGGTAGCAATGGGTAGAATCTGCACGTCACGCGGTTTAGTATCTGGCATAATTTTTGAATAAATTCTTTATTTTTAAGCATTTATCTTGAATTAAACAGCAATTGCTACACAGAAGTCCACAATTGCCGCACAAGAGTACCCATTTAAATTAAAGCTTAATTGTGTTGATTAAATTTTTAGCATTTCTTATGAAGAGGATAACAAAATTAATTGCAGATATCTAGTACAACAAGGCAAAAGTTAAAAGTCAAAAGGAAAAAGAAAGAATATTGATACCACAAACCTTTTAGCAATTTCTTATGGTCTGTTTATTTACGCCGACCTGTACTAGCGATCGCATCTTGCTGAGATTGGGATTTGCGAAAGCGATCGCCTATTCTTCCTGCTGTTGCTCAAAATCAGCTAATATTTGTTTAATCTCTTCTGCTGATATATCTTTTTGCTCGGATTTCGAGTAAATGGTTATTAGAATAATATTTGTATCTGTCTTGACATAATAAATTATTCGATACCCACCACTTTTACCTTTTTGAACATCACTATTTTTAACTCGTAGCTTAAAAATTATGTATCCAACTCCAGGTATTGGGTTTCCTGGTAATTCCCCTGATTGCAGTTGTTCTACAACTGGCTGTACATCATTACGGATACTGCGATACTTCTTGGCTAGAATACGCAGGTTGCGTTGAAATTTAGCAGTAGCTTCAACCTGAATCAATGGTGGCTCACTCTGCATCAATCCCTTGCCAAAGTTGAGAAATAGGTACAGTATTTCCATTCATCGCATCGTACCAACCTTGACGAAAACTTTCTTTTGCTGATTCAACAAGTTCCTCATCATCTTCATTCTCTTCTGTAATGAGGACAATGACTCGGACGCGGCTGTGTTTTGCTATGGTTAACGGTTCGTCTAAGGAAAGTTGACCAAGTTCATCAACAGTTCCTTGAACCTCAATTGCTTTCATTGGCGTGAATCTGAGTTTGCTGTTAATAGTATAGGACTTTGCCTATACTGCGTGGAGAATTGAAGTTTAAAATACGCTCAGATAGATGATTTTTAGAATTTTTGTAAACAATGACTATAAATATACAGTTTAACGCTTGTATTCATAAGTTTTGTTTATCCTGTGCTAACGACAACATAAGCGATCGCTACAAATGAACAAGCTGTCGTTACGACAACAAATACATTCATAAGTTTTGTTAATGCAGGCGTAACGACAACATAAGCGATCGCCACAAATGAATAAGCTGTCGTAACGTCTGCTTCTTGGTTCGTGACGAACGGATAAGCTGTGGTAACGACAACAACTTTATTCTTAACGTCTGCTTCTTGGTTCGTGACGAATGGAAAAGCTGTTGTTACCACAAGAACTTAATTAGTAACGTTGCTGTTGCAAAAGTGCTTAAATTATTCTAGTGGAGAAGATTTTCTTTAAGCTTCGCATTGCACGAGTAGCAAAATTATGCTGATGCCAAGCTTGATAGAAATCGGGGTAAGGCATATTCTGGGCGCAATTCCACAAAACATTGTAGCAATTATCATCAAATTGCTGATAACCACTTAAAGTTTGAACTACCGCAAATTGATACTTATTATCGAGAATTTGTCCTAAGCTTTCTTCTACTAACCTACCGATGAGGCTATCCTCGTTTTTTGATTGTAGTATTTGCACTAAAGCGATGATAGCTTTTTCATTACCTGTGCCAATGTTCCCTAAGCCTCGTGCTGCTAGCCTACGCGTATCTCTATTCACTTGTGCTGATTCTAGCAGTTGTACCAAGGTCGTGATTGCACCATCATTACCAGGGTCAATTTGCCCTAAGTTTTCTGCTATGCACATACGGGTGTCGTCATTTAAATAGATTAATTCCAGCAGTTTTTCCAAAGCAGCAATCGCTTTCTTATTGCCTCTACCAATTTTTCCTAAATTTTGTGCTGCCCGCTTACAGATGTAGTCATCCATTTGTGTTGATTCTATTAGTTGCACCCAGGTAGCAATGGTAAGCTCATTGCCAGGATCGATTTGCCCTAAGTTTTCTGCTGTATACATACGGATACTAACATCCACTTGTGGTGATTGAAGTATTTGCACCAAGGCTGTGATCGCTTGTGCATTACCAGGATCGATTTGCCCTAACCTAAATGCTGCTTGTCTACAAATCTCGTGATCAAATTTTTTTTGATTCTATTAGTTTTACCAAAGTGGCGATCTCATTTTCACTACTAATGATAATTTCCCAGAGGCTATATGCCACCATAATACGGGTGTCTTCGTCTAAGTCTGTTGATTGTAACAGTTGTGCTAAAGCGACAATCACATTTTTATTATCAGTGCCGATTTCCTGTAAGCTATATGCAGCCAGCCAACGGGTATCTTGATCAAGGTTTGGTAATTGCAGCAGTTGTACTAAGATGGCACTAACATTTTCATTACCAGTACCTATTTCCCGTAAAATAGATGCCGCCATCTTACGGGTATCCTTTTCTAAATTAGTTAATTGCAGCAGTTGCGCCAAAGCGACAATTACATTTTTATTACCTGTGCCGATTTCTTGTAAACTATGGGCTGCTTGCCAACGTATATCCTCATCTAATTCGCTTGATTGCAGCACCTGCACCAAAGCGGCAATTGCGTTTTGATTACCAGGGTCTATTTGCCCTAAGCTTTTTGCTGCTTGCATATATGTATTCTTATGCAAATCAGTTAATTGCAGCAGATGTTCCAATGCTGCGATCGCCTTTTCGTTGCCAGGGTCGATTTGTCCTAAGCTTTTTGCTGCCAGCCAACGGATAATCTCATAATACTCATCAGTTGAATGAAGTAATTTTACCAATGCCGCAATCGCACTTTTATTACCAGGGTCGAGTTGTCCTAAATTGTCTGCTATCTGGCAGACGTGAATATCAAACACATCTTTTGAATCCAACAGTATCTCCAGAGCATCTATTACTTGTGTACGATCTGTTTGTTGCAGTGTTAACCTAGCTTGCTCTTCAATGGAGCTTAGACCATTAATAGTCCAATTAACGATTTGGACTACTATTTCATCTGTTCTTGAATAATCCTTAAACTCTGTAATTCCTGCTGCGGCTAGAAAGTACGCTCGATACTCATAAAAACCTTTGTTTACTTTATTGTGAAAAAACCTTACTCCACATCTATCTCTAAATTTAATTAAAGCTGTAATTAACGCTTGTTTATTATCTTTAGCTAACTCTTCTCGTCCAAGCCAGAGCAAAAAAGGCTGTTTCCACTGTGGCTCAAAGATACGATAAGTTCCTTGATTCGGATTTTTGGGAACGTGGTTGAGAAAAAAGTGCCAGTCATCAACTGCTGTAGCAGCAAAATACTCTTGAAATGAAGCATGAAAGAAAGCGTAAACTTTCTGCTCATCTACCCCTATACAGTTCAGCCAGCCGCGATTTAGTGCCAATTTCAGCAGCACCTCATCTTCTTCTTTCTTAAAAACGGAATTAACCAAATCTTGCCGCAAGCGAAAACGCCTTGTTTCTTTATCTATTGCTGTTTTAGCTAATTCCCCAAGTTTGATATTGAGTTTTTGCTCTTGGTGAGATGTTGTAGGAAATTCGTCTTGTTTCCATTTGTAAAAATCATCAACAAATCGCTGATAAAGTCCTGCTTGTGTCTCTGGTAACTTGCCATCTCCTGATTGCCAATTAAAGCACAGCAGCGTCAACCGCAGAGGATTTTTTACTAAATCTTGAATCCGTTCTTTACCTGGTTCTTTCAAAGCATTACATAGCTGCTTTCCAGCTTCGGGATTAGCCGCAAACCATTTGTGAATAAATCTCTCTACTTGTTCTGGATAAGAAAAATTTAAAGTGCGATAAATATCAAAATTATCAAGTGCATTAATACCGCCATCCCACAAATTAACCCGACAAGTTAACACAATTCGCGCTTGACTAATTAATCCTGATTCACGAAATTGTCGGGCAATTTCTGTTAGCGGATTCCCTGAAGATGCAGACATTTCATCTAATCCATCTAGTACCAGCCAGATATGATTTTGTTTAAACAAAGCAACAAAATCATTTTCCTGTTGCTGAGTAGGTTTAGCTTTACCTTTTTTCCTCACAGCAGCAGTTAGCCAAGTCTTTAATAGATATTCCTCTAATTTTTGCCCTTGCAAATCTGCTAAAGATACCCAAATCACAATCGACTGGGCAATTTCACGCGATACCCAATCCGCTATCTGCTGTAATAGTGTTGTCTTTCCTGCGCCTGGTTCACCAATAATTGCAATTCGCTTACCTTTGCTTTTTGGCGTGTTCTGCTGTTTGAGAACTTCTTCTAAAAAAGCATCATGCTCAAATGTTTTAGTGATTTCTGTCTCCTTGTACAGTTCTGAACCCTGTTCTGGAAAAACATCACCTTGAGGCTTCGACTGTTTTTTACGCTCAACTAATCCCAGTGGTATATATACATCATCAACTTGCAGTGCAACGCCTTCAGTTGATGTCAAAGGATTTGTTGTCAGCTTTCGCCGTTCTGCAATTATTTCACGACAGACTTCACGCCAGTCATCGGGAGTTAACTTTGTCCCCTCCTCCCCTGGAGACGACTGTAGTCAGTTGTTATTGATTGTCCCAATAGTGATTGATTGACCAGCAATTCCACCTTTCTTTACAGTGAGGTTCTCTGCTAACTTCGCAAAGTTATTTACAACTGACGGATGAGATTTAATTTCATCTGCTTTATGTTTAATTTCCTTAGCAGCTTCAGACTGATCATTATTAACTGCTGCTTCCACATCCACAACAGCTTGAGCAATTTCGGGGTCTTGTGCGGCTTGTGTCAGTTCCAGCACTGCTTGACCATAATCTAATCTTTGTGGTTCATCACTGGTAAGAGATGGTGCTTGATTCTTGCGGCGCAGTAATTCTATCAACTTACCAGGAGCAGTCCATAAAACATCACCAATGTTTTCGCCAACTTTCTCCTGTGCTTTAGTCCACAGTACAGTAGCCACAGCAATCAAGAAGCTATCAAGTGTCATAAATTCACTATCAATAAACCAAATAGCGTCAAAATTTTATGTGTCTATTCTACTGGTAAAACTACTGATGCGCTAAACCTAGGGCGATCGCTCTTAGCGGCTGTTTAGTTAATTATTGGGTAAGATGAAGTGCGATCGCCATAACTCATAAAAGGTAATCTTATCTGTATTTCTCCACAGATTCTACAGCCACATTAAATTGTTGAGCAATCTGTTCGACACTCATCCCAGTTTTTAGTAACAGTGGGACAGCAACTTTTAAAATTTCAGCTTCCCGTTCTTCTCGACCTTCTTCTTTGGCTTCCTGATATACTCTTGTTTGCTCTATAGTCAGTCCTAGCATAGCTTCTACTTCCTCTCGACTCAAAGACGAAAACTTGTAAACAGCAATTGTCGTAATAATTTCGATGATTTCGGTTTTTGGCAGTTTGCCTGTTTCTTCTAATTTTACTCGTTGAATTAGTTGCTTGGCTTTTTCTGCCATTGTTTCCGAGGATGCGGTTGTCAACTGCATTAAGTTGATGCCTATTGGCAGCGTATCAGAAGTACCTAATTCATCCAAATAAATGCGCTGCACTTGGTCGCTGTTTAAAAAGATGCGATGAGTTCTTTTATCGTTTGGTTCTAAAGAGCGTGATGGAAATATTACCACACAGTACCAATCATCGTATTGAGATTGATTGCGGTTCAAATACATCAATGATTCAGTAAAAAAACGATGATAAAGACCCTCATCTTTTTGAAATTGCACTTCAGCAAAAAAGATAATTTTGGGTGTTGCGTCTTCTGGTGGTAAGAAAACCCCATCAATCCGAAAAGTGGTTTCTTTGACTTCCACTGACTCAAAGCGATAGTTTTGCGCCTGTACAGGACGGTTATCAACGAGTTCAAATATTAACGCCGGAAATCGCTTGAAAATTTGATAATAAATAGAGTCCCGTTTCACAAAAGTATTTAAATATGCGAATTATTGCAAGATTAATTTTATCATTTTTGATTTATATTAAAACCTCATTAAATCACTATTTTCTTCTTATTAAAACAAGTTGAAATTAACAATTTTTATATTAAAAAATTATAATGATTTTCTCTAAATTAAACATTATTTTTCTCTCTAAAAATTGGGATATTTCTCATAAAATTTTTTTGCTTTAGTGATTGACAAGTATAATTTTATACTTTAATATAAAGTCATGATAAAGGCGATCGCCCAATTCCACCAAGAAACAAGCGATCGCCCTTATCTAAACCCAAAACTGAATAAAAGCGATCGCGTAATTCCGGCAAGAAGGCGGCGATCGCTTTTATAAAAACCCAAACCTGGAGTTTCAACACCATGATTGCATATTTACTACAATTTGCCCAATCCAAATTAGTGCAGTTCTTAGGCGCAAATACCAACTGCCCCAGCCGCCAGCAATTCGCACCACAGCCATTTCCCCACAGAGAACCAATCAAACATTTACTCATCGGTTCTCCCAAAGCTGTCACCAGTACAATTCATCACTTGCATCTGCTGGGCTACGCTAATGTTGCAGATTGGAGTCCACTGCTCCCAACCGACAATCCAGATGAGGTGATGAGTATTTTAACTCGGCAAATTTTGATGCAATAAGTAGTGCTGAGTAATGAAAAAGACGTTGCAGTGCAACGTCTTTTTCATTTGAAAAGTCTTGAGCGAAAATAGTACACTTCAGACTTCAGACTTCCTTAATAGTGATTTCCTACTTTGCGATGATGCACGGCTGTCAGTGATTCAGGTTTGGAAACTCGACCGCCATTGACTGTGCTATATACTGCCCAGTGGTCGCCGCAGTCCATCCGGCTGACGACTTCGCATTCCATATATGCTAAAGCGTCGGCGAGGATAGGTGTACCATCTTCGGCGGGCTGGGTTCGCACACCTGCAAAGCGGTCTGCACCGGGGGCGAACCGTTTGAGGAAGTGGCGCATGAGTGTTTGATAATTGCCTTCTTCTAAGACATTTAACACGAAGCGATCGCCTACTTGCATTAAGGATTCAATCGCCCGGTCTTTAGCGACTGCGATGGAGAATCCCAAGGGTTTGAAGCTGGCTTGCGCTACCCAAGAAGCTAACATCGCGCTGGATACGTCGCCTTTTTTGGCAGTAATAATATACAATCCACCACTGAGTCTACCTAGGGCTTTATCTAAGTCTGCACTCAGAGATTTCATCGCCTTGATACTGCGATCGCGTGTTACCCATTGTCCTAAGTCTGTGCCAGCTTCTTCACACTGCTTGTAAGTATTTTCGCTGGGTTTGTCACTAAGTTGGATGACCGGGAATGCTACGTGTAATCCCAACGCACGGAATTTTGTTAATAGGGGGTAAGTCGGCTCATCATTACCGCCACCAGTTTCAAATATACCAATGGCTTGTTTATCTTTAGCAGAACCTAACACGGTACTGAGTGCGGCTTGAGCAATGGTATCACCAGCCGATGGCGGCGCACCAATGACTAAACCAGAACAACGCCCAACTAGTTCGCGCAATTCTTGTAAATCCGTTGCTGAACCCAAATCTACTACTTCTACGGCTACGTCGGTTTTGCTGATACCGTTGATAATTGATTGGGCTAGGCGATCGCTATAACCGTATTCTGAAACGTAAAATACACCTACAGTAGTTTCTGGTTTCGCTTGGTTCTGACTCCATTTGCGGTAACGCTGGGTAAGTTCCTCAACGTTGTGATAGAGTAACGGCCCGTGACCTGTAGCAATCATTTTCAGCCCAGGTAATTCGCCCATCCGCTTCATTGCAGACAGTACCGAGCGCGAATTCGGCCCCATCAAACATTCGTAGTAATATTTAAAATCAGCTTCAATAGTTTTTAAGTCTTCGTCAAAGGTCGCATCGGAACAATAGTGCATTCCGAAAGCATCGCAGGTGAAAAGAGTTTGGGTTTTATGGTCAAAGCTGAAGATTGTATCCGGCCAATGTAAATTAGGAGCGATGACAAATTCCATCTCGTGACCGTTACCTAAATCTAAGCGATCGCCATTTTTGACAATTTGCCGTTTAAATGGCTGATGTACTAAATCTTCCAAAAATTGAATTGCGACTTTGGAAGCCACTACGGTAATTTCTGGAGCCATTTGTAACAAATCTTTCACCAAGCCACTATGGTCTGGCTCAGTGTGGCTGACAATCAAATAATTGATATCTTGAGGATTAATCAACCCTGTGAGCGTATCAAAATACAGCTTACGGAATTTCTCATGGGAGGTATCAACTAAGGCAATCTGCTCACCGCGAATCAAAAATGAGTTGTAGGTAGTACCATTTTGTAACCCAAACTCAATATCAAAGCGATCGCGATCCCAATCTAGAGAGCGAATTGCCGTCGTATCTTGAGCAATATCCTCAGTCTGTATAGTCAGCCGTTTTTCCGTTTTCTCGGTGAGCGATACCATAAATCCCCTCTCAAACACAATGAGTATTTATTCCGCTTGTTCTATTTTGACACGGTTTAAATGTTAATTTTTATTAAAAACTCTATAGTTAACTTAAAAAAATCAAAAGAATGAAACCGCATATATTGAAATCTGGCGCTAACCATTAGAATCGCAGCTACAAGAATAAAGCCTGCCAACCCAGACTGGAAAAACTAGACTCTACTCTAGTCCGCGCAGGCGGACTTTGTTTGTATAGCCGCGATTTTAGTCGTTCGGGTGGTATGAATATACAGAAACCTTGGTTGGCTTTGGAGATAGGGAATTCCCGACTGCATTGGGGATTATTCGTAGGCGAAACCCTTGACTGTACATGGAATACAGACTATCTACCTGATTCAGTTATACAGCAGTTGGGTAACGGTCGAACCTTAGATGAGTTCCCAGCCAAGATTTTTACCCTTCCTAGTTCCCTTCCTTTAGTAATTGCTTCTGTTGTTCCCAGTCAAACCGCACTTTGGCAAAGTTACCCCAATGTGCGAGTAATTACCTTAGAGAATGTACCTTTAAAAAATACCTATCCCACATTAGGAATTGACCGCGCCTTAGCTTTGTGGGGTGCAGGTATAAAGTTGGGATTTCCCATATTAGTCATTGATGCTGGAACCGCCTTAACTTTTACAGGCGC encodes the following:
- a CDS encoding type II toxin-antitoxin system RelE family toxin; its protein translation is MQSEPPLIQVEATAKFQRNLRILAKKYRSIRNDVQPVVEQLQSGELPGNPIPGVGYIIFKLRVKNSDVQKGKSGGYRIIYYVKTDTNIILITIYSKSEQKDISAEEIKQILADFEQQQEE
- a CDS encoding pantothenate kinase; translation: MNIQKPWLALEIGNSRLHWGLFVGETLDCTWNTDYLPDSVIQQLGNGRTLDEFPAKIFTLPSSLPLVIASVVPSQTALWQSYPNVRVITLENVPLKNTYPTLGIDRALALWGAGIKLGFPILVIDAGTALTFTGADSEQNLVGGAILPGLGLQFATLGQKTSQLPQLETQNFTSLPPRFALNTPEAIQSGVIYTLLAGIKDFMTAWWDLYPNSKVAIKGGDRTLLFNYLQTLYPEITAHLIVEPNLIFWGIIYV
- a CDS encoding diflavin flavoprotein, which codes for MVSLTEKTEKRLTIQTEDIAQDTTAIRSLDWDRDRFDIEFGLQNGTTYNSFLIRGEQIALVDTSHEKFRKLYFDTLTGLINPQDINYLIVSHTEPDHSGLVKDLLQMAPEITVVASKVAIQFLEDLVHQPFKRQIVKNGDRLDLGNGHEMEFVIAPNLHWPDTIFSFDHKTQTLFTCDAFGMHYCSDATFDEDLKTIEADFKYYYECLMGPNSRSVLSAMKRMGELPGLKMIATGHGPLLYHNVEELTQRYRKWSQNQAKPETTVGVFYVSEYGYSDRLAQSIINGISKTDVAVEVVDLGSATDLQELRELVGRCSGLVIGAPPSAGDTIAQAALSTVLGSAKDKQAIGIFETGGGNDEPTYPLLTKFRALGLHVAFPVIQLSDKPSENTYKQCEEAGTDLGQWVTRDRSIKAMKSLSADLDKALGRLSGGLYIITAKKGDVSSAMLASWVAQASFKPLGFSIAVAKDRAIESLMQVGDRFVLNVLEEGNYQTLMRHFLKRFAPGADRFAGVRTQPAEDGTPILADALAYMECEVVSRMDCGDHWAVYSTVNGGRVSKPESLTAVHHRKVGNHY
- a CDS encoding Rpn family recombination-promoting nuclease/putative transposase — protein: MKRDSIYYQIFKRFPALIFELVDNRPVQAQNYRFESVEVKETTFRIDGVFLPPEDATPKIIFFAEVQFQKDEGLYHRFFTESLMYLNRNQSQYDDWYCVVIFPSRSLEPNDKRTHRIFLNSDQVQRIYLDELGTSDTLPIGINLMQLTTASSETMAEKAKQLIQRVKLEETGKLPKTEIIEIITTIAVYKFSSLSREEVEAMLGLTIEQTRVYQEAKEEGREEREAEILKVAVPLLLKTGMSVEQIAQQFNVAVESVEKYR
- a CDS encoding cyclic nucleotide-binding domain-containing protein; protein product: MPLGFSQEQLAQQITHTLGETLSSQDMERCLTEVQIVEPPVAKQFWQATSANPGIYIIVTGKVRLLDNANNLITTLTAGGAFGESTLFPEEEFRSYVARASVNLKLGYLPEALLQAMMQQYPSMSDRLQKRAELWNLLLLCCQSAPITLNGSVEEMLQALSLFRRHNLETGAPPAKLFQDTRLWLLRRGKLLHADGRILTSGNIYIYPQEGSWQTTQPTIVYSLHNADWQTAVAYWPQLADLAGEEGRRQEAGGRREEEGRGGCRGAGCRGTREQYFYFYLVSLLYLVYSLYLVYSLYLVSLYSLLSTQ
- a CDS encoding NACHT domain-containing protein encodes the protein MTSTEGVALQVDDVYIPLGLVERKKQSKPQGDVFPEQGSELYKETEITKTFEHDAFLEEVLKQQNTPKSKGKRIAIIGEPGAGKTTLLQQIADWVSREIAQSIVIWVSLADLQGQKLEEYLLKTWLTAAVRKKGKAKPTQQQENDFVALFKQNHIWLVLDGLDEMSASSGNPLTEIARQFRESGLISQARIVLTCRVNLWDGGINALDNFDIYRTLNFSYPEQVERFIHKWFAANPEAGKQLCNALKEPGKERIQDLVKNPLRLTLLCFNWQSGDGKLPETQAGLYQRFVDDFYKWKQDEFPTTSHQEQKLNIKLGELAKTAIDKETRRFRLRQDLVNSVFKKEEDEVLLKLALNRGWLNCIGVDEQKVYAFFHASFQEYFAATAVDDWHFFLNHVPKNPNQGTYRIFEPQWKQPFLLWLGREELAKDNKQALITALIKFRDRCGVRFFHNKVNKGFYEYRAYFLAAAGITEFKDYSRTDEIVVQIVNWTINGLSSIEEQARLTLQQTDRTQVIDALEILLDSKDVFDIHVCQIADNLGQLDPGNKSAIAALVKLLHSTDEYYEIIRWLAAKSLGQIDPGNEKAIAALEHLLQLTDLHKNTYMQAAKSLGQIDPGNQNAIAALVQVLQSSELDEDIRWQAAHSLQEIGTGNKNVIVALAQLLQLTNLEKDTRKMAASILREIGTGNENVSAILVQLLQLPNLDQDTRWLAAYSLQEIGTDNKNVIVALAQLLQSTDLDEDTRIMVAYSLWEIIISSENEIATLVKLIESKKI
- a CDS encoding helix-turn-helix domain-containing protein, which codes for MSNYSSQYQGLENYDPQDSKFLTPFQRKALLKNLQSNLQPEYLRRIEIMLLADMGKSQTQICEIVGCSQEMARYWIGIAEAGLAHKWNERPIGRPKIVNAQYMDRLKELVSHSPRDYGYAFTYWTAQWLSKHLANELGISISDRHVNRLLKQMGLSTKPKSSNQQKIEETKDNSITIGDLQTHSEPTFPWSFNLMQTNQ
- a CDS encoding HEAT repeat domain-containing protein, which gives rise to MQILQSPQVDVSIRMYTAENLGQIDPGNELTIATWVQLIESTQMDDYICKRAAQNLGKIGRGNKKAIAALEKLLELIYLNDDTRMCIAENLGQIDPGNDGAITTLVQLLESAQVNRDTRRLAARGLGNIGTGNEKAIIALVQILQSKNEDSLIGRLVEESLGQILDNKYQFAVVQTLSGYQQFDDNCYNVLWNCAQNMPYPDFYQAWHQHNFATRAMRSLKKIFSTRII